One window of the Melospiza georgiana isolate bMelGeo1 chromosome 14, bMelGeo1.pri, whole genome shotgun sequence genome contains the following:
- the LOC131089537 gene encoding receptor-interacting serine/threonine-protein kinase 2-like, whose protein sequence is MANPLPVVAQEDLESFTLTRTGSGFALKAFHISWNTPISVKLLSSQDTTDREWKLLLQDIASVRHYESERLLPFLGIYQCRGLVGMVTEWMNNGSLHSLIHEHQLYPEVPFPLLIRILSDVAEGLQHLHSLEPTLCHCSLKPSNVLLDVHYRAKISDYGLSNWRKQQLRSDLQNCQQRNCQDLVYLPPEILEGGLPSQEGDIYSFGILCWESLSRQKPFEGQGTLLDVLRGICSSLRPGISEKFIPSNLPERNRLLHLIALCWHQEPDYRPHTAECVHLLNGVLTSINKEAISAAIYNLMDAKERALNACKGSETFTLQRGTCNSQIICPQKGNRLISKKIPLAVPSLSTVLPDSSANTAGRDNIEIGVSSTTPQNATKGHCHLGSERRKPSSFCTNPSSTSTAGKESSQHNSPAVALQHRPQPMHLGQAVTGPCSKGSCCQILACQRQSILSCMTEGLLNRALDALRSQQALSRVDYESIAARPTVTARARALLDTCLCLGERAAQAALSALAVNRSSPLGRVIHAQAVLPR, encoded by the exons ATGGCCAATCCATTACCTGTGGTGGCCCAGGAAGATTTGGAAAGCTTTACCTTGACCAGGACAGGCTCAGGCTTTGCACTAAAAGCCTTTCATATTTCCTGGAACACTCCCATCTCTGTGaagctgctgagcagccaggacaCCACAGACAG ggaGTGGAAGTTGCTACTTCAGGACATAGCAAGTGTCAGACACTATGAGTCTGAACgtctcctgcctttccttgggatttacCAGTGCCGTGGACTTGTGGGGATGGTGACTGAATGGATGAACAATGGATCCCTCCACTCCCTCATCCATGAG CATCAGCTGTACCCAGAGGTTCCCTTTCCCTTACTCATAAGGATCCTGTCAGATGTGGCTGAAGGGCTGCAGCATCTTCACAGCCTGGAACCCACCCTCTGCCACTGCAGCCTGAAACCTTCCAATGTGCTTTTGGATGTGCACTACAGAGCCAAG ATATCAGATTATGGCCTGAGCAACTGGAGGAAACAGCAGCTGAGGTCAGACCTGCAGAACTGCCAGCAGAGAAACTGCCAGGATTTAGTGTATCTTCCTCCTGAAATACTTGAAGGAGGCCTCCCTTCCCAGGAAGGTGACATTTACAG ttttggaaTTCTGTGCTGGGAGAGCCTCAGCAGACAGAAACCCTTTGaag GTCAAGGAACCCTGCTTGATGTTTTGAGAGGAATCTGCAGCAGTTTGCGGCCAGGCATTTCAGAAAAGTTCATACCAAGCAATTTGCCTGAGAGGAACAGACTGCTGCACCTcattgctctgtgctggcatCAAGAACCAGATTATAGACCACACACTGCAG AATGTGTACACCTTCTAAATGGAGTTTTGACTAGTATAAATAAGGAGGCAATTTCTGCAGCAATCTACAATTTGATGGATGCAAAG GAGAGAGCGCTGAACGCATGCAAAGGCTCCGAGACCTTCACCCTGCAGAGAGGCACCTGCAATTCACAG ATCATCTGTCCACAAAAAGGCAACCGCTTAATCAGCAAGAAAATTCCTCTTGCAGTGCCAAGCTTATCAACTGTTCTACCTGATAGCAGTGCAAATACAGCAGGAAGAGATAATATTGAGATTGGTGTGTCAAGTACTACCCCACAGAATGCAACCAAAGGTCACT GTCACCTAGGctctgagagaagaaaaccaagCTCCTTTTGCACAAATCCTTCATCTACTTCAACTGCAGGCAAAGAGAGCAGTCAGCATAACTCCCCAGCAGTGGCTCTTCAGCACAGACCACAACCAATGCACCTGGGACAAGCAGTGACAG GTCCttgcagcaaaggcagctgctgtcaAATCCTTGCCTGCCAGAGGCAGAGCATCCTGAGCTGCATGACCGAAGGGCTGCTGAACCGCGCGCTGGACGCGCTGCGCTCGCAGCAGGCCCTGTCCCGCGTGGACTACGAGAGCATCGCTGCGCGCCCCACGGTGACCGCGCGCGCCCGCGCCCTGCTGGACACCTGCCTCTGCCTCGGCGAGAGGGCAGCGCAGGCTGCACTCTCTGCGCTGGCAGTGAACAGATCCAGTCCTCTGGGACGAGTCATTCACGCCCAGGCTGTCCTGCCAAGGTAA